The Sorghum bicolor cultivar BTx623 chromosome 6, Sorghum_bicolor_NCBIv3, whole genome shotgun sequence genome contains the following window.
GGCCGCCGCGGGGCCTGAGAAGCCGGACCACCCCGCCCTCGACGCGGCCACGGAGCCCGGCTGCCTGCTGCGGCGGCGGTCTGCGCCGTGGTCGTCGTGGCTGTCTGCCTCAGCCGCGGGGCTCGTCGCGGTGGGGCTCGGTGGCGCGGCGCTGCTGGTGTGGTGGGCGCTGGCGTTCCACCCGGCGAACGCGCGGCTCTGGATGGTGCCCGCGGGGCTCGTCCTCCTCGGCACGCCCGTCCTGGCCTGGCTCTCCCTCCTCGGTTCCGGCCCGTGCGGCCGCCAGGCGCCACCGCCCGACGCTGGCGTCTACGCGTCAGCTTAGCTAGCCGCGGCCGCgccttttttttgtgtgtgtgtgtgtaccaTCGTCGATGGATGCTCATGCTCAGTTACTTCCGCGCTTGCTTGTACATACGTGTTTTGATCAGAGCACCTCCGTAGATTAGTTTCATTATGGCTTCTTCACAATTTTGTAATCTGATGTAACATATACTACCTATGCTTACATGTACATGTTTCCTCTGGTTGATCTCTTCGGGCACTTCGATCTTGCAAAAGTATGTGTTCTTGCTAAGGTGATACGTTCTCAGCTAGCCAAGAGCGGGAAAAGCGTCGACATGATATGTTTCCTTTGGTCGGTTCCTTCCTCCCTTCGATTCCTCCGGTGAGTGCGACCTCTCGGCAGATTTGTTTCGCTTCTCAGGTCCTAACTCCTAAGGCGGGCGTGTGCTAGCCGCCGAATCGTGTACTCCATTTGATCGGCGTCATGTCGAGAAGTAGACGTGCATTATGCGGCCATGGGGCCCGGCTGTTGATATTTCTCACCGGGTACTTCCTCGGTGGACGAACGATAAGACTAGGATATTGGAACTGGACCGGCGTTCGTAGCAATTGGCTCGGACCTGACTTTATCCTAGCATAAAAGAACGCGTTCTTTTGAGTGCCTGAAGCACCAAGCTAGAAGCATCTCGTAAGTCGTAATTGCTTTAGGAGTATGGATTAGGAGCTGTGgggagagtttttttttttcaaatcgtGCTAAAAATCAAGGATTGGAAGGGTATATAGGAAACTCATGGAGACCGACCGAGGCTGCGAAAGGATTTTGCTTGGTACGGAATGACCTGGGATGCGGCAGCTGATATCCCAGAATCGTTCATCATGTGTTTGACACACTACAATCCTCAGTCCTAGTGACGGTTAATTAAAACCCGTTGAGTGCAACTCTGTAAGCGGCATGACAGCCATCAGTATATACGAGGGGCCGTAGCCTGTAAAtgtttttttgaaagaaagacTGTGGACCAAAAGCTCCCCAGTATAATCAACACTAGCCTGAAATTTGGCCTCTAGCTGAGTTGGTTAGATGGCTCTAGTAGCATTCCTCAAGTCCTGTGTTCAAAACTCAGATGTTGCCACTGAGACCTACAATATAGTATCAACTAAATCCTCATTACCCAGACTGTTTTCGGGTTACTATTTTTAAGGCAAGATCAGTGTATCTATCTGTTCTAGCCTTCAGGGACAAAAACTGTTGGGCCAGTAGGAAAAAGGAACACTGGCTGTTTTCTCtgtggttcatcattcaatggcAACATGAAAACAATGGATACCACTGATTTGGATGTCTTGTTGCTAACTATTGTACTTCtcatcaaacaaaaaaaaatcatagatATAAATGTTTGCAGGATAGCAGTTGCACTGCTTTGATTCAATATCCATTTTATTTCACCAATATTAACAGTAATATAATATACAGCCATTTCAGTTTTCAAGCATTGTTTCTGGGAGTCCCTATAATCCGGTACACAAACAGCATTAAGGAGGGGAGAAAAGGCAGGAGTCTAAACTCAAAAGAACAGGTTTCAGATTGGCTGAATAGCGAGTAAGGTAGAGTTGAAACCTATTTAAATGCCTTCAGCTTCAGGCTGAACTTTGGAGCCAGGATAAGAAAACAGTTTGGTTGCATTCTTGTAACTCAGCTCCGCCAATTCTGACTCTGGCATTTCAAGGAGTGATGCGACATAATTCAAAACCTGTAAAATAAGGGATCCCCACAGTTCGTTAGATGTATTTTCTCATCCCATTATTGCTTAATATGAAGTAAATATGCCTCTTTTTTAAAGATGGAAAGCTCAATGCTTGAAACTGGCACTAGATTGCTTCAGCAATTTAAACAAAAGGACTTCAGTATTAGTAATATACAATTATGCTTTTCAAATTGCACACAGGAAGGAGAGCAAGCATATTTTTGTTGtatatttttcttttggttcttgcttttgcctccaagactaCTTTATTATTGAAAAAGTACATGAACACATAAAATGAAATAAGTCAGGAAAAAGCTTCTGGAAAGAAATTTTAGACAAGAGCATCCAAGAAAAAAAACTTACGATATGGATATTTTCTGGATGGTTCAGGGACTCATTTGATGCATTAGCAGCCTGTGACTCTGAATCTATGTGACGCTTTTCAGTATCTGCATCTGAACTGTGAACAGGGACTGGTGATACAGCAACATTGTCCAATCTTGGTAATGCATCAGGTGCGTCTGTCTCTAAAAGAATTCTATCCAAGGGTATCTAAGAAGAAAAAAACTGTTAACTAGTAAACCCTTCTGTGATGAAATATCATCAGTATACAATCAGCCTACTTACTGACTTCAGCATTTTCTTAGCTTTAGTGGATTTCATGCCTATCAAGAAGCCAGATAGTGAAAAGTAACAGCCTAAATTTGAAAGGCCAGACACCATTTCTGAAGATCCCATATAAGAATGTAACAACACGCCTGCTGGGAAAGGTCCAGTTTGCCTGGCGACCAAATGTTAACCCAAGAAACTATATTAGTAGATAATAGAAACAAGGCATTGCAACTCAGTAAGTCATTTGTGTCTAAGACAGGCAAGATTCTAACAGCCCTGGTTTCTATTTAACAGAATCACCATATCCCTTGCATACAAATCGGCGTGTGCCACTTATGAAATTCAAACTGGATATAGATGGTAATGAAGAACAAATAGCATGTCTTACTTCAGTACTTCCAGAAGATCACCAAATGCCCGCACACAATGAACAGAAACAGGTCTCTCCAATTCCTTAGCAAGTTCAAGTTGTCGTTGGAACACTTCGACCTGTGATTTTGCTGTTGTTATGGACCTAtggatataaaaaaaataaatggcacatttgtgtaCAAACAACTAAAAGCAGATCATCAATAGCTGAAATAGCAATATTTACCTTGCAACTGAAACTTCTAACAAAACCGATACACAAGCATGCAACATGAAGTGCAGGGTTCATGCTATTGCTAAGTACAGACCTGTTCTCCGAAGTCGATGGTTTTTCCATGTGAACCTTTGTCCAGACCAATCTGCATTAGTAGAACATA
Protein-coding sequences here:
- the LOC8060425 gene encoding uncharacterized protein LOC8060425; amino-acid sequence: MAQAPARAASAVRLFDAHCHLQDPRVAAVAPALIRAAAASGVARFAVNGTSEKDWHLVQQMAEDHPAVVPCFGLHPWWVPERSPDWMNSLRRFFAETPEAAVGEIGLDKGSHGKTIDFGEQVEVFQRQLELAKELERPVSVHCVRAFGDLLEVLKQTGPFPAGVLLHSYMGSSEMVSGLSNLGCYFSLSGFLIGMKSTKAKKMLKSIPLDRILLETDAPDALPRLDNVAVSPVPVHSSDADTEKRHIDSESQAANASNESLNHPENIHIVLNYVASLLEMPESELAELSYKNATKLFSYPGSKVQPEAEGI
- the LOC8060424 gene encoding uncharacterized protein LOC8060424, yielding MVHRSCKPCQRVVLQMRTMTPSKNCKIEEEPSKSSAHLNIISLTNGNGRTPPVHRTPGARGAGYICTQHKAWTGPAACRLSTSSSDPPAMEAAAGPEKPDHPALDAATEPGCLLRRRSAPWSSWLSASAAGLVAVGLGGAALLVWWALAFHPANARLWMVPAGLVLLGTPVLAWLSLLGSGPCGRQAPPPDAGVYASA